Part of the Brassica oleracea var. oleracea cultivar TO1000 chromosome C8, BOL, whole genome shotgun sequence genome is shown below.
GATTAATACACAAATTGGTCTTTGCCAGTCAGTGACGTGGACGGTTCTGGTCGGCTGGATTTTGTGGGTATATATGACTAAGTAGGAGGAGTATTATTAGTTAAGATTAAGATAAAAATGTCAAAAGTGTTTATAAAGGTTTATTAGCTAATTTTAGTTATTTGATTTTTTTTCTTTTGAGATTGTACCAACGTGAAGAGGCAGTATATCCCAAAGTGTTTATAATGTCCATATTAATATTGTTTTAAATGTTGCTATGATATTTTTTTACAATTTGAAGTTAATGCTCTATATAGGACAAAAATTAAAATTAAAAGCAAAATCAAAAATCAAATAAAAATCAAAATAATTGCAGGAAGGCTGATCCGGTTAGGGACTTCCAGTTCTATTCTCATTAGATGTTCGGTTTTTAATGTTTTGATCTAAAGATTTAGAACAGAGAACCAGCTAATATATAAAAAAAGGATTTTTAGGTTTGTAGATTCAGAATTAAACACTCACTTTTTTTTTTCTACTGGATATTTTTATTAATGGGTCAAAGCCCAACAAGAACTGAACCCAACACAAAACAGAAACTAAAGTCTAAAACAACATACTGCATTTACAAAACTCTATGAACCTTCAGCCCACTAGAAAAAAACCATAGGAGAAGTAAGACGACACTTGCCACCAAGTGTACGTTCGACACACGAATCTGAAACACACATCAATACAAAGAGCCTCCACTTCCTCCGGAAGGAGTCACGTCGGAGCTCTGCCGAAGCGGAGAAAGATCGGTGAACGACCAACAAAACAGTCTTCACGGACAGCCATAACGCAACCGGATCACCGCTTCAGGAAAGCCACCGTCTTCGATCGATCTAAGAGAACTACGATCTTCCTAGTCGAAGGAGAGAAAGGATTCAGGGGATTAGAACGAAAGTCGATGGAACAAGGTGAAAGCAGAAACAACGATCAAACTAAACCGGGAAAACACCGGTGAAAAGCCGGCGGAGAAGATGTAATGAAATCATCTATTCCCGGAGACAAAAGCCGGTGAAGACATCGTTGAAAAAACCACCACTTCCCGGAGTCAAAAACCCGAACCGTCGGGAGCCATAAACCGGAAGAAACCAGTGATCGAGACAAAAAACTGCCGGTAAATTCTCTTCTTCTGAAATATATGAAAGAGATAAGAATAAGAGAGTTCCAGAGAAAAACCCTCTCTCTCTAAGAAAAGAGAAGCCGACTCTACATGAATGTGTATATTGTTAATTTTTCATTTCCGGAATTAAACACTCACAAGTCTGAAAGATTATATTAAATCCAAACGAGTAAAATAACTAGGAAAAAGTGGATGTAATCCCAGATGGTTGATCAAGATTGGGCCACAAGAGATTGAGAGGTGAAGCAAGTTGGCAAGTGGCCCACTAATCTAATCTTCCACGGGCCCCAATAAGATCTTTCAACCCTTTACAAAGTTGTTGCCGTTTATTCTACTCTTTGTTTCTTTAAGTCGGATAAAATAAAATGTAAAATCAGATGTCCCCTCTATTTATGTTTGAAATTGGGACAATGATCAAGGACTAGAAATATAACAATGTTGCAAAGTCGGTCTTCATCACACATCAAGATACATTAATAGTTTTATACCATTCAAGGTTTAGGTGCCAACACTCTCAATCGTTACTACTTATCCTACCAAACACCATTATAATGTAAGAAAACCTATGATGACCTGAAAAATCTCATTTAAAAGTGAAAACATCATAATGACTTTACTCTGGATTTTCATTTATTCTTACTTAGAACGCCATCCTAGGATCCACAACACCAGAAGCATTGCCTTCACCAGTTACAAGCTGTTCAGGATCCTGTGAGAAAGACACAAACATAGTATACAATTATCGTTTAGTCTTCCTCCATAGATTATAGATGTTAAAAGCTGACTATATACATACCTCCATCCCCCATTTGATGTAATCTGGAGATTCACAGGCCTTGTACTCATCTACCAAACTCTCAATGATGTCTCTTGCTTCATCAAACTCTGAGAGATCATTGTCCTGTCCATACCCATAATCAATAGTCAAAGCTTTGGTGCTGCAAGAAACACGAAACCAAAACAAAAGCAGGACATCTAAAGCTGTCAACTTACAAACATGGGAAACTTTCGGTAATTGTCAAGAAAAGCTTGCTTCTTCCTCAGTTTATCATATTGGCTCAAACATTTGCTGAAAAGGTGCCTTATACTTGTGTGGCTTGCTAACATAAGACCACTGACCTGAAATATCATCAGATACACCACTTAAGTAAAAGAGTCTTTAGTCTTACTTAAGATATATATATATATATATATGGAACAACGAATGATTACCCTATGGGCAGTTTGAACATATGGAGACTTCTTGGAAAGTGCAACCTGTCAAAGAAAAAAATTGTGATGCAAAGTCCATGGTCAAGTCAGAAGCAATAAGTCGAACCTGTATGCTTGCAGGTCCCCATTCAATGAAGTTAACGAGCTTCCTTTCTCGTATCCTCTGCAAACTCTCATGCACCTAATGAAACAAACACAGGTAGATAACATCATCACCAAGACAGAATCAACCGATTACAAGTCAGACAAGAAGAGTTGGTACCTGAGTGGGATCGACTTCTCCTTGAATAATATTCAAGATTGATATGTACTTCGCCTGACTAGCTTCCTTGTTCCTAGCATAAGACGACACCATCACATTCTTCGGCTGCAGGAGCCTCCTCATGACATCCAGCACGGTTGTCTTACGAATGACATTCGCCTGGCGCTCAACGGTCAGCGGAGTATAACCCGTCATGAGGAAGTGGCACCTCGGCGTCGGGATCAGAGACGCAAGCAAGCCAACCAAGTCGTTGTTCATGTATCCAGGATAACGCAGCGTCGTTGTGCTGGCGGACATCACGGTTGAGACTAGCGAATTCGTTTGAGCGAAGGTGGGGTTGGTGAGATGGAGGCGCTCCACGGCGATTCTAGTCAACGCGGTGTTGTCGAGGACGACGACGCAGTCAGCGTTTAAGGTGAGGCGTTTCAGTGTGAGGAGGGAATTGTAGGGCTGGACAACTACATCACTTGTTTCCATCTGGTTGGGGAAGACGCTATATGTCTGAACCAGCTTCTTGCTGTAGCGGTCGTTCAGAGTCTCCAGTAGGTAAGAGCCCATACCTTCATTCAGATCACAAGAAGCATTTAGAAAAGCCTGAGAACATTTAACTCAAAAACGCATATATGCCAAAAGTCACACAACAAGACTTATCATTTAGCAAATGCATTACAGACTAAACACCATAGAGGAATGAATGTATTTAATCCTATAAGAGTTGCGACAAATGCTTAATAAGTCATTCACAGTAGAAGCAGCAGCAAATAAACCTGAGAACTTAAACTCAGAAATGTCAAGAAGTCCCATAAAACTAAGCTTATGAGTTTACAAATTAGTCTATTGAGGAATGAATTTAATCTAAAAAACAAAATTAATTAAGCAAATGCATTGCAGACTAAACAGGATGGAGAAAGGTCCTTAATGCTAAACTAATGAAGGGCTTAATAAGTCATTAACTTCATGCTAGCATACAAAAAAAAAAGTCATTCTCCCTAAAAGAAGAAGTAAATAAAGCCTAAACTCAGAGTGTCAAGAACTCCCATAAAATTAAGCTTATAAGTTTGCAAACTAGACTGTAATGAGGAAGGAGTGATAGTGAAAACCTGAGCCAGTGCCACCAGCAATGGAATGGCAAAGAACAAAACCCTCAAGGCTGTCACTTCCATCAGCTTCTCGATCAATCATGTCCATTATTTCCTCTTCAACCCCTTTCCCCTAAACCAAATTTAGAAAGTCATGTAACAACCCCCACATCGATTTTTTTTTTGTTTTGTTTGACAAGGGTTCGTTATCAAACAAGTCAAGTAAACAAACCTGGTGATAACCACTGGCCCAGTTGTTTCCAGCACCACCACCGTGGTCAGCAACGAAGATGTTCTCATGGTTGTAGAGATTCCGGTAGTCCCCGTTCTGAATCCCATTGATAACTCTAGGCTCCAAATCAATCAGAAGCGCTCGTGGGATGTAGTGT
Proteins encoded:
- the LOC106312175 gene encoding tubulin gamma-1 chain; translated protein: MPREIITLQVGQCGNQIGMEFWKQLCLEHGISKDGILEDFATQGGDRKDVFFYQADDQHYIPRALLIDLEPRVINGIQNGDYRNLYNHENIFVADHGGGAGNNWASGYHQGKGVEEEIMDMIDREADGSDSLEGFVLCHSIAGGTGSGMGSYLLETLNDRYSKKLVQTYSVFPNQMETSDVVVQPYNSLLTLKRLTLNADCVVVLDNTALTRIAVERLHLTNPTFAQTNSLVSTVMSASTTTLRYPGYMNNDLVGLLASLIPTPRCHFLMTGYTPLTVERQANVIRKTTVLDVMRRLLQPKNVMVSSYARNKEASQAKYISILNIIQGEVDPTQVHESLQRIRERKLVNFIEWGPASIQVALSKKSPYVQTAHRVSGLMLASHTSIRHLFSKCLSQYDKLRKKQAFLDNYRKFPMFDNDLSEFDEARDIIESLVDEYKACESPDYIKWGMEDPEQLVTGEGNASGVVDPRMAF